The Macadamia integrifolia cultivar HAES 741 chromosome 3, SCU_Mint_v3, whole genome shotgun sequence genome segment GCGTGTGCCTCTTGAGGTGATTATGCCTTTGATTGTTTATTTGTTCATGGCTTATTTCATCAATCTATCCATTAGAAATTCAGAATCAGCAACTTTATGAAACACAGtgagtattttttttgggttgggggtgggggNNNNNNNNNNNNNNNNNNNNNNNNNNNNNNNNNNNNNNNNNNNNNNNNNNNNNNNNNNNNGGCGGATATCTGATTCATAGTTAGCAAATGGGCAATtaattcgattaaaaaaaaaatgagctaCTTGTTGATTGGGGATAAAATATAGAGATTGCGGGAGAAGGTCTTTGGGCAAGTGGCATGGGAGTGCACCAATGAAGAGTGATtaaaatggtttgatacataaaTAATGTTTGAAAAGCCGAGAAAAACCATTCAAATGAAATAACTAACACCTTTTGTAATGTTAGATCCTTACCATAATAAATCaccattctaccaaaaaataaaaaacaagcaGAAATCACCACAGTTAAAAACCGTCTATGTATTTATGCTATATGATGAGAGACATCAGAGAAGACCTTTCACCCATCTCACTATTACAAATATCCCACTAGATTTCATTGCACTAAGATTATATTCCtgtaatatataaatatttttttcatgacACTAAATTGACCTTTTTCATGCTAATCTTATTTTGTCTCCCTGGTGTAGTGGTGTATAATGGTACACGTACTACACGATACCAGGTGTACGAACCTGAATTCTTCCGGACTAAACTGATTTCTATAGGGTAGTACGGTTGGTTTATTTCTGACCCATCATGATAAGCCTCTGCAGCTTTTGCACCGGGCCAGCCCAATATAAAATTTCCATTTCCTGGTcccaaaaataagagaaaaaggaaagaatttaAAAAGGGTCCCTAACCGTTTTAACTGTAAAATCATGTTTACAAGTTAAATGTGTCAGATCTTTCGGTGAAATCGATGTAGTTTTCTTTGTAGTGGGCTGCTCAATGCGACACATGTCTACGTGTACACATTGACTTTAATACCCTTCCATTTGGAGGCTAGGTAGTGACTTACCCTTCGCCATTTCCTTCCATTTGtgtttttaacttttaaatttGGGTATattttgcctcttttttttttttttttctttattttcttccctcTGTTTGGCAAGGCAATTCGTGTTGTGTCTGAAACCTCAACAAGAACGACTAATGAACCCTAGATCTTCAAAGGAACGGTTTCACCAATGTCAAAACCCTAGAAGTGTCATCTTTTTCTGTGCAGAACCCTAATTTTCTGCAGCCCCTCTCATTTGcttaattatttttcttcaatggtggaggaagtagaagaaggagaaggaaccaGCAGATCAGGTTCGGTGGCAGTAGCATCAGCAGCCGCCGCCGATACTGATGCTCGTTCGTTTCTTCCTCCACGTAAGAGACTTCTCGCCAATCTGAAGCAGAATGGATGGGCATCTGCGGAGTCTGCTTCGTCCGCTTCGTCGGTTCGGCTTCGAAAGAGGACCCCAGAATTGCCGACTATCTCCGATTGCCATGCCTGTGGTGCTCGAatgaaaaagaaggggaaagataAGCTTCTAACCTTAGATAGCCAGTGGCGTGTTGTGCTTCTTTGTAAGAAATGCTTTGACGGTGTAGAATCCACAAAAATTTGCTCTTACTGTTTTATGAAAGTATCTGAGGAGAGTGCTGGTTGTCGGGAGTGTCAACGGAGGATTCACAGAGCTTGTATTTTGAAGTATCCTGGGTTTTCTCCTTGCTCCAATTCGGGTTCGGTTTCTTTTAAGTGCATTGATTGCTGGGTTCCAAAACCGCCCGCTAATTCAAATGGAGCTGGTAGGAGTAAAAACCCTAGTGGAGACAGCAAGATATTGTCAGATGCTTGTTCGGTGGGGAATTCTAGGGTATCTGCTCCTCAGGCTTGCTCCAAATCATTGGAGGATGTCATGAAGGATGCAAATTTGGCTGCAGAGAAGAAGATCGCTGCTGCAACTTTGGCCAGAGAGAAGGCTTTCACAAAAGCTGTTGCAGCAAGAAGGGCTGCAGAGCTGGCAAGAAGTGCACTGAGTTTGGCTGTGGTGGCATCAAGAGAGAACAGAGAGAAGGATTCTCCTGCAAGTTGTGCTTCGATGGATGATGCAGAATTGGCACTCCGGTTGCATCGGGCGATCAACAGCTCACCGAGGATTGCCAAGAACTTGTGCTCATTAAACTCAGACTGCTTGCAATCTCCAAGGATCTGGCACTGTACTGGTAATGCCTCTGATCCTGGAAGTCCTAGTGTCTGTGGAAAGCTTGAAGCTTGCACTGAGAACAAATTATTTGAAAACCctgataaaactatttcagaacCTTCAGTTCGCATTGCCTCATCGGATCATGACTCTTCTAATGACTTGCGTACTTTGGGAGAAAATACGAAGGTGGAAAAAGATTCAAGTCCCCAAGTGAAGCAATGTAAAGATTGTGGTGAGGATAGTGTAATTGTAACTTCTGAGGAGATGTTCAAAGCAGGTCCTCTTAAAATACTGGatagtaaagaaaataaagtggaACCGCCCATGAAGGAGGACGAGGCAAGTTGTTCCAATAAATTTGTTAAGTCTAGTGGGGATGACAACAGTACAGACTCCGGATCGCAATCTTATCAGAAGAAAGATGAGTCGGAGTATAATAAGGTTTCACATAATGTTGGAAACATGTGTCAACTCTCATGTGAGGGAGATTCTTCtatgctgaaaaaaaaaagatctagtGATTCTGATCGGTATTTAAGAAAGTATAGTAAGAGGAACTCAAGCTTAAAAGCTGTTCTGGATTGTAAGACCAAATTCCTATATGAGGATTTGCCCCTTGAAAGCCAAGCTTCAGCCACTGGACTACCTTGTCTACAGCTGAACTGTTCTAAAGCGTTGAGAACATTCTCTGATGCTTCCTTCCAATCTCCTTCAGTTCCCCTGCAAGCTTCTGCATATGAAAGTGGACCATCTGGAAACCAGTTGTGAATCTTCACAGGTATTAAAAATTTCCTCACTTTCCCAGTTTATGATAATGATTGTCTCCTTTACCCTTTATTGTGTTGTTGATATAGAAGTGAAGGATTCTTTTATATGTAATGCTTCATAGCATCCCTCTATGTTTGTTCATATGATATCATATTGTATCGGAGGGacaagatatgctaaagatacacgTGGAAGTGGTCCAAAAACATATGGAAATGCTTTGGATATATGTaaaatacagttttgaagcataaaacaccATATgagtaatatgtaaaatatttttaattgcCATGTAATGGAGAACATGACATCCTCAGTCTCCCTCTACAGCAACTGCTAATTGCATCTTATGTAAAATTGACTAAAAGTTATGTAGAGAATAGAGATTCCTTAGGGAAAGTAGGTGCCCTTTGATCCGTGTAACTACTGGTTATTTTTTGGTGTTGTATCTAGGATTACTCTTAGATGTCCTTGTTAATCTATCATTGGCCTTTTCCTTTTGGTCCTTAATTAGATTTGATACTAACGTGATGTGTGGTTGGGGTGTAGAACTTGATCATGGGAAAGATATCTGGTGTGGGCCGTGAGGCTTTAAGCATGAATGGTTGTGCAACACTGATATATGAAAAGACATAATGGCTTATGAGTTTGTACCATTAAAAAGCATGTCAAATCCATAAATTGTTGAAGGTCATTGAATATGCATCATCTCTTATCTATATCCACAATTTTGGGAAGATCCTTCAAGTCTTTGAAGGTTGATGACCAAAAGAATAACAAATTATTCTCTTTTAAACATTATAACCATATCATAATAACAACCTTGAGAAAGGAATCTTTTCTCTGgccacacacactcacacatcaAAAGGGAACTATGGTTCAAATGATTCCTTCCTATGGCTAAAGCTATTGGTTAGCTATTGTGAGCTACGTTTCATATGATTCCTTCCCCTTATTGAACTCCATGTAGCATGTTTCCAGTATGAGTTGTGTCAAAACCATTCCAGAAACTATCATTTGTATATGTAATGTGAACCAGTTAATGTTCAAACTGAGTTGACATATTTTTGGCATCATGAGCCAGTCATGGATAAATTTTCAATCCAAGTTGACACTAGCGAGTGCCAATTATAATGCTCTATTGTTTGAAAAGTCAGTTCTGTTATAAGAATTTGGATTCTTGAAGAATCAAGAGGAAGATCTCCATAGATGGTGGGTATGGTTGAGGGTGTCCACTAAATTTGAGATGTGGTTTGTCCAAAGAACTCCCCTTCTATGCAATGGTTAGATAGACCAGTTCATCCCTTCACATGGCAGAAGTAGGCAGTTAATAACTCCCATGTGGAAGTTTGCCTGACATCCAAAATTTGGTGGGTTGAGTAAAACTTTAGGTGGAGGGGCCTATTGCTAGCATTTATTATCTTTCCCAGTTTTGGTTCATTCTTCCATGTTGGCATTTATTATCTTGCTGTTGGGGTGCTTCTTGTGTGGAGTCCATAAATCTTCCAGTTTGCGACCTCTCCCTAAACCCCAAGTTGATTAAACACATGGGGAGTGACATCTCTCACTCGAAAGGAGATTGGCTATTGCTGGTTTATTGCCTTGTTCGAAGGTTGAAGAGGACCATAGTGATGTTATTTTTTGGCACCATCTTTCTTCCCAAAATGCCCCTCCCCGTTGTTCCTAATCCTAATCCTCTATTTATTTTAATTCCAAGACTAtccgtattatttaaattttatctCTTTTGTATCATGTCCATCTTAGTCTGCCAAACAATTCTATCAAACTTCtatatgttaaaaaaatctccattaaACTTCTATATGTTAACAAAATCTCCATTCCTCTTTAATACTTGGTTTTCTGTTGATTGAGTGAGCCCATAAGCGATCAGATCTAGGGTTTTCGTGGATTGCATTGGTATTAGAGTTGAACTGGCTATGGATACCTACGTTTTCAAGCCCTGAGTTTGTTTGCCCAATAGAAAACTTGCTATTTTATTCATGGATGAAGGGGCAAAGTGAACATTGTCTTGCGTTTTGTGGTGGAGATATTATCGAAGACCATTGAGATTATCATTGAATCTAGAGATGATGCTTTAGTCAAATTTTCAGTTTCACAATATTGTGATGGTGCCTATTGTGAGATATTTGAATGATTGGATCTTTCAAATGCATCATTAAAGTGGGTTGAGAGTGGTTGGAAGCACGAAGGGGCATTGTTGATTGCGACAAAAAATTGTGCACCTTACATCCTTATCAAATGCACCTCGTATTTGTTTTTTCAAAGACTGATGAACTATGAGCAGACCCAAAGGAGGCGGTGCCAACAGTGTAGCTGCAAGAAGAGCCAAAAGGGTCAAGACAGAACTGCTCTAATGAGGGGCAACATGTAACTTAAAGGGGGATGAGATGATTATTTTGGGTGCAGCAACAACAAAGTTTGCTGTTATGTTGAATGGCCTACATATTGGGTTTGTTATTCCTCATATATTTCAAGATGAGGGTGCGCCTTCAATGCTTTGTCATCTGAACTTGATTTATGAAATTGGTGAAGCATGAGACATTCTTCCTAGCTCTACTATTTTAATCCTTTTACAAAACTCGAGGGCAAGTTTTTCTTAACACAAGGGGAATTGATGTAGTAGCTTTGCCTTGGACTGGTGTAAACCTATTTGGAGGCTTGTATCAAGATGAACTGGGTCCAACTGTGGTTTTGGTCTAATAGGATATTTATGCATTTATTTAGAGGCaatttatttggattttatatttgTAATTTGATACGTATTTTACACTTATCGGTCATTGTTAGCAATTAAGAGTTTGAGTTCATGATAGATATGattaggaatttttctttctttatatatgtaatacacCCCATCAATTGGAGAAGATTTGCGTAaagaatataatatttttaatagTTATGGAGCTGTTGAGCTTGACAATTGGATTGGTTTCCTGGgcctgatttcttctcttctccttctttatcTAAATTAGTAACCCTTTAAAATTATGTTTATTTACTAAATTTCCATTCCTCCTTTAATACTTAGTTTTTTTCTTGATTGGGTGGACCCATTAGCAATATGAGCTAGGGTCTTCAAACTTTGAATTGCATAAGAGGTGCTGTCCCTTAGTTTCACATCCAAAATGCATGCGTATTGTAGTTCCAACTCATCTTCATTGTTAATTCCTTTAACATGAATTTCTCTAAGTTTCTATTAAGCCCATTATTGCTTCAGagtattttagtttttatttttatttttttattatgaggGTACTACAGTTGTGTCTTAAAACAGAATTTGCTATCACCCCACCAACTTTAAATGAGATGCCTCCAGCTTCCCCTTGTCACTGTGAACTCTTTTATCAAGACTTTACTCTGCCTGCCTATGACAGTGGTATTCAAAAAGGGGGAGACGAGATATACTTGCTCAATCTTTCTTGCTTTAGAGAGAACTTTGGAGTTGCCATTAGTAAAGATGGAGTTGGAGAGAAGATGTTGATCACTAAAACCCTCATGTTCCAATACACATTCCTAAAATGGTCACCTTTACATTTTCATGTGCATTCTTGACTCTTGAGATCTATCTCGCCAATCACCTTAAAACCTCTAATGCTTCCATCCTTCACATTACTATTGGTTTTAAAATGCTCCTAcgcttattttttttatttttgggggagggggtggtgTGGGAATTAAACCTCACCTTATACTGGCACGCGTCTCATTTGATGTTATTCGGACAATAACATCCTCCTGTACTGCAGGCCCCCTTTGAATCCAAATTCATCTATATAATCATACAAACTGtgagatcaaacaccaagaaacacgaataataaagagacaatagatccgtacgacacagagatttaacaaggtttacacaccagggtggtgtgctacgtcctcgggtgaagaagaagatgattcactatgcagaagagagattagaCCCTAGCAGCgccgaggaaaaactcgccctgaaaccctagcagcgtgaaaaccctagaatacaatgactttctcaacaagcaacagtacattatatatactccaaaaacgtgggtcaacccatcgggtcgcggtcgatccggtcgaaccataccgcgggggctacgccccctcacccccatacaagatcaatgatgggctccgagctccgggcttgggcctggttccatcacagatctcaaaaattTTCTCATTCAGGTCACCGCCAAATATATGTTGGatcggatcaatcttcaaacacaggtcaagaattcgagacaaacttaacacaaaCAAAATATTATCTTAGGGGGCACTTGAAAATTCCTTGgtaattatttttggaaaaaaaaaaaaagagaagtcctATGAGATAGGTCAAGGCccatatttgattttgataagACATCAAACCAATGGGGAATTTAGGGCTGATCAATCGAAGAAACAGgctaggaaagaaaaatttgtaaGGTGGAAGATGGATATAGATGTAGGCTTTCGATAGGTAGTTAGCTAGTTACTGAGATTATGAAGTTTAGATTGAAAAATGGTTGGGGTAGTGTTTAAATGTCATTAGGAGAAATTTTGGCAATGCGATAAGAATAAAAATGAGGATGTCATAGGTAGGGGAAACACACCAGGAGATCTGGAAGCATCACACCGAGAAGACCCTTAAAGAATAGTGCATTCCAAACTAGCAGAATATGTGGAAACTCTCAAAGAATCAGCCTTTATATAGAGTCACTTGACAGGACTATATTTGGAAGCAGACCCTGACTCAAATTTCTAAATAGGTAAATCATGTTAAAAATCTAAATCTGCTATACTTTCCTATACTTttttccaaatcaaattggaatttgTAGACCTTGTCTTTGTTGGGTATTAACTTGAAGACTTCTTCATTGCACcaaaacatagtttttaaggcgctggtaagacgacgccttagcagcgccttggtgctgatgcggtctagagatggtaaggcagtgctccgccttatgcgaagtggcaccttatgggttttttttttaaacacattttaaaattacttgatgaagattccaaatatagattttttattggtaggtgtatggttttgttaacacttgagatgtatgggatcagctttactccatcaaaaataaccaaaacaaacaaaacaaaaacacgattcacaaacagggtttggattttgtcaagggttttaagaaagggctttgagaaggaatcaagaaacaaggaagaaccattgatccaggccaccattttgctccggcagcggtgagcttcattcttctttgatgggagtagaaatatagtggatgaccttaggacttaggcactcattttggcatcatagaggtaaggataataaatacttatattttttatgtcttcttttctttatatttataattttgtttcataattatgtatttatattatatgttaatatgttatgataattaatgattgatgattgatgattgacgattgacgattgacgattgatgattgatgattgatgaagatgaacttagtttattcactttattgatttgttttttttatgaacatcttacattggtatgaatatgaatatttaatatttatttagcataggatttgagccaaatagattggttttataaaaaaattacacaggaacgctttagtcgataaggcgacgctttatgcccgccttatcgctaaggcgatctgaaagaccctcaaacgcctccgtcgccttaccgccttaaaaaacTATGGAATTTTTTCCTGCTCAATCAATTTTGAGGAGGTTCCATTGACATGAGATTTCACAAGTAGTTTGCATGAGGTAAACAAACCTCACTTTCCTGTCCCTTCCATTTTATCTAAGGAAATCCATCACTTATTATCAACAAATTTGATTACGTTAATTCAGAAGTTAtttttgcacccaaaaaaaaatatattcagaAGTTATTTGAAATATTTACATCAAGTGACAATGTTCATGTCTTAgaaacacacacatacacacacatatacacaaaatatgagagagagagagagagaaattgctGCACAGAGGAAGGGTAAGAGCAAACAAAATCCAAAAGAGAGAATCTAGTAACAGCAgcagaaaatatagaaaataataaataaataaatggttgGTTGTTCCCAGGGGCGGGGGAGGAAGAAGTATTAGGTTAGATAATGAACATACCTTGGAGAGTTCAGTACAGGAGTTAAGGCAGAACCAGAGGAGTTCGAAGCAACCTGCAGAAGAAACCATTTTGACCTTGAAGTCATatagagggagagggagacCACTGACTTCTGCATTGCTTTTCCTGAACTTTATCTTCCTCTGCTAAGTGCACATGTACTCAGCTGGAAAAATGTTCTTCCGTACACTGATTACAGTTATCTCGCTGGATGCGGCAGCTAGGTCATTCAGGAGTCATTGGGTGATGCCATAGTAAATTATCCTTTTCAAGTAGACAGGCCCTACACGCATGCAGGCATACTGTTCTTTAGTTCTTGGATATAGTATATGGACAAGGAAAGATAAAGCATCTACTGCTAACCAACAATGGTTAACTGCAAAATGATCCAGAAAATTAGGAACTTATATCAACGGATTATTCACAACAGGAAGAACCTTGAAAGACATAACTGAAAGTAGCATCCGGGATAAATCCAAAAATGTAAATGTGATAATATAAACAAAAGTATCCAAACTTCATCCATTTATCTGTCGTTCCTTCCcctttaacctttttttttttgggggtgggggtgggtggaGATAGTAGGGATATAGACAAGAAAAGAAGGGCTTTCAGTACTA includes the following:
- the LOC122073703 gene encoding uncharacterized protein LOC122073703 encodes the protein MVEEVEEGEGTSRSGSVAVASAAAADTDARSFLPPRKRLLANLKQNGWASAESASSASSVRLRKRTPELPTISDCHACGARMKKKGKDKLLTLDSQWRVVLLCKKCFDGVESTKICSYCFMKVSEESAGCRECQRRIHRACILKYPGFSPCSNSGSVSFKCIDCWVPKPPANSNGAGRSKNPSGDSKILSDACSVGNSRVSAPQACSKSLEDVMKDANLAAEKKIAAATLAREKAFTKAVAARRAAELARSALSLAVVASRENREKDSPASCASMDDAELALRLHRAINSSPRIAKNLCSLNSDCLQSPRIWHCTGNASDPGSPSVCGKLEACTENKLFENPDKTISEPSVRIASSDHDSSNDLRTLGENTKVEKDSSPQVKQCKDCGEDSVIVTSEEMFKAGPLKILDSKENKVEPPMKEDEASCSNKFVKSSGDDNSTDSGSQSYQKKDESEYNKVSHNVGNMCQLSCEGDSSMLKKKRSSDSDRYLRKYSKRNSSLKAVLDCKTKFLYEDLPLESQASATGLPCLQLNCSKALRTFSDASFQSPSVPLQASAYESGPSGNQL